Proteins encoded by one window of Oculatellaceae cyanobacterium:
- a CDS encoding glycosyltransferase family 2 protein yields the protein MISTFSKIPVSVLIPAKNEEINLPACLSSVARADEVFLVDSQSGDRSVEIAESYGAKVVQFYFNGYWPKKKNWALENLPFRNEWVLIVDCDERIPAELWEEIAQVIQQPNYDGYYLNRKVFFLGTWIRHGGKYPDWNLRLLKHQKGRYENLSTEAVPNTGDNEVHEHVILQGNVGYLKHDMLHEDFRDIYQWLERHNRYSNWEARVYLNLLIGKDDTGTIEPNLFGNSIQRKRFLKKIWVRLPFKPLLRFILFYIIQRGFLDGRAGYIYGRLLSQYEYQIGVKLYELQHFDGQLNQLTINN from the coding sequence ATGATATCTACTTTCTCAAAAATCCCAGTTTCGGTTCTGATCCCAGCAAAAAATGAAGAGATAAATCTCCCTGCCTGTCTTAGCAGTGTTGCGAGGGCAGATGAAGTATTCCTAGTAGATTCTCAAAGTGGCGATCGCTCTGTAGAAATTGCTGAAAGTTACGGCGCAAAAGTTGTCCAGTTTTACTTTAATGGTTATTGGCCTAAAAAGAAAAATTGGGCTTTAGAAAATTTACCTTTTCGCAATGAGTGGGTGCTGATTGTTGATTGTGACGAACGGATTCCCGCAGAACTTTGGGAAGAAATAGCTCAAGTTATTCAACAACCAAACTACGACGGCTATTATCTTAATCGGAAAGTATTTTTTCTAGGTACATGGATTAGACATGGTGGTAAATATCCCGACTGGAATCTGCGTTTGCTAAAGCATCAAAAAGGACGCTATGAAAATCTGAGTACGGAAGCAGTGCCTAATACGGGTGACAATGAAGTACACGAACACGTAATCCTACAAGGCAACGTCGGCTATCTGAAACACGATATGCTACATGAGGATTTTAGGGATATTTATCAATGGCTAGAACGACATAACCGTTACTCTAACTGGGAAGCACGAGTCTATCTAAATTTGCTAATTGGTAAAGATGATACTGGTACAATTGAACCTAACTTGTTTGGCAATTCTATACAGCGCAAACGCTTTCTCAAAAAAATTTGGGTGCGGCTTCCTTTCAAACCTCTACTAAGGTTTATCCTGTTCTATATTATTCAGCGTGGCTTTTTAGATGGCAGAGCAGGATATATTTATGGGCGACTTTTGAGCCAATATGAATATCAAATTGGGGTTAAGCTTTACGAATTGCAACATTTTGACGGTCAGCTAAATCAATTAACAATTAACAATTAA
- the hpsU gene encoding hormogonium polysaccharide biosynthesis acetyltransferase HpsU, translating into MSNNTDAIKSVQTPVVDAQALVDLRRYDQSWFDRGRAGWLILLWWLVQAIAFPLTPHSFHGFRRAILRLFGARIGNGVLIRPTARFTYPWKIEIGDYSWIGDDVVLYSLDHILVGSHCVISQKSYLCTGSHDLQDPTFKLVTSAITIGNGAWIAADCFIAPGVKIGANAVIGARSSVFSDLPESQVCWGTPCRPHYPRVMK; encoded by the coding sequence ATGAGCAATAATACTGATGCTATAAAATCAGTACAGACACCAGTTGTGGATGCACAAGCGCTGGTTGATTTACGACGCTACGATCAATCTTGGTTTGATCGGGGTCGTGCAGGTTGGTTGATATTGCTTTGGTGGTTAGTACAAGCGATCGCATTTCCGTTAACTCCTCATTCATTTCATGGTTTTCGTCGAGCAATTTTAAGATTATTTGGTGCGCGTATTGGTAATGGTGTTTTAATTCGACCGACAGCTAGATTTACTTATCCTTGGAAAATTGAAATTGGAGACTATAGCTGGATTGGGGATGATGTAGTTTTATATAGCTTGGATCACATTTTGGTCGGCAGTCATTGTGTAATTTCCCAAAAAAGTTATCTTTGCACTGGTAGCCACGATTTACAAGATCCAACTTTTAAGCTTGTAACATCTGCGATTACCATTGGTAATGGCGCATGGATAGCTGCTGATTGCTTTATTGCTCCAGGTGTGAAAATAGGAGCAAATGCTGTAATTGGCGCACGTAGTAGTGTTTTTAGCGATCTGCCAGAAAGTCAGGTTTGCTGGGGTACTCCCTGTCGTCCGCACTATCCCAGAGTAATGAAGTAG
- a CDS encoding glycosyltransferase, protein MYKLPISAIICTHNRAEYLGAAIDSLLKQDFTDFEVLVVDNASSDRTMEVVEARLSNPRLKYIYEPSLGLSIARNTGARSATGEILAYLDDDAVASPTWLSVLTRAFQSNEKLAVAGGKVTLLLPKGITLPHWMSENLAGNLGKYDLGNQVVEINQPDMTPRGLNYSIRQTFLAQIGGFNVNLGRVGKNLLSNEELLVTELALQQGWQVAYLPDAEVAHNVTSERLKPAWFLRRSWWQGISECYREQMAGRGGLSQLGRGGERIARGIYKSLKYLRDPALRFENLLYAYGQIAYLGAAIQGMLSINN, encoded by the coding sequence ATGTATAAGTTACCCATATCTGCGATTATATGCACCCACAATCGAGCAGAGTACTTAGGGGCTGCAATTGATAGCTTGCTCAAGCAAGATTTTACTGATTTTGAAGTGCTGGTAGTAGATAATGCTTCGAGCGATCGCACAATGGAAGTAGTAGAAGCACGATTATCAAATCCACGCCTCAAGTATATATACGAACCGAGTCTTGGTCTATCAATAGCTCGCAATACTGGAGCCAGAAGTGCTACTGGTGAGATTCTGGCTTATCTTGATGACGATGCTGTTGCTAGTCCGACTTGGTTGAGCGTGCTAACCCGCGCTTTTCAAAGCAATGAAAAACTGGCTGTAGCTGGGGGGAAAGTTACCCTGCTATTACCCAAGGGGATAACGTTACCGCATTGGATGTCAGAAAACTTAGCTGGCAATTTAGGCAAGTATGATTTGGGAAATCAAGTGGTTGAGATTAACCAACCGGATATGACCCCCAGAGGCTTGAATTACTCAATTAGACAGACTTTTTTAGCACAAATTGGTGGTTTTAACGTTAATCTAGGTCGGGTTGGCAAAAATTTATTATCAAATGAAGAATTACTTGTGACAGAACTAGCTCTTCAGCAGGGTTGGCAAGTTGCCTATCTCCCAGATGCTGAAGTTGCCCACAATGTAACTTCTGAGCGTTTAAAACCAGCTTGGTTCTTAAGGCGCAGTTGGTGGCAAGGAATTAGTGAATGTTACCGAGAACAGATGGCAGGTAGAGGGGGTTTAAGTCAACTTGGACGAGGTGGAGAACGAATAGCAAGGGGTATTTATAAATCACTGAAATATTTGAGAGATCCCGCTTTACGATTCGAGAATTTGCTGTATGCCTATGGTCAAATTGCTTATTTAGGTGCTGCAATTCAAGGTATGTTATCAATTAACAATTAA
- a CDS encoding proton extrusion protein PcxA: protein MKIFSLNTLNSYIRQANQWFNATPERSLDQAYQAALMIKAIEDEHFNGKKITVKSSTYGSNVASYFQADLKKYLNIAKIRLTEFKASRSFKNIYQQQPPFKQAEGIVDSRDIYVENKEKSLILIEKLKFIDEVLGRYTLDKDIKPSYSLVSLPKTNITSVDEEKIAATKLNYPGVPGGKQEISDVETISDKTGILPRSILGTFKRLKRDLDPQAENEVIKNFRTSKIKTLISIKFILLLILIPLLTQQVTKTFIVSPIVDNVRESSNSGIFLNIDLEEEAFTELERFEKELKFKNLIGLVPKISSEEIEEQIKRKAHKLQEEFQEKSANAVKNVFADIFSLVAFAAVILTSRKDILVLKSFIDDMIYGLSDSAKAFIIILFTDIFVGFHSPHGWEVILETIAEHLGLPANREFNFLFIATFPVILDTVFKYWIFRYLNRISPSAVATYRNMNE from the coding sequence ATGAAAATATTTTCCTTAAACACGCTCAACTCCTATATTCGTCAAGCAAATCAGTGGTTTAACGCCACTCCTGAAAGATCATTAGATCAAGCATATCAAGCAGCTTTAATGATTAAAGCCATTGAAGATGAACATTTTAACGGCAAGAAAATAACTGTAAAATCAAGTACATACGGCAGTAATGTTGCTTCATATTTTCAGGCAGATTTAAAAAAATACTTAAATATTGCTAAAATTCGGTTGACCGAATTTAAAGCTAGTCGTTCTTTTAAAAATATTTATCAGCAACAACCCCCCTTTAAGCAAGCTGAAGGCATAGTTGATTCTAGGGATATTTATGTAGAAAATAAAGAAAAATCCTTAATTTTAATTGAAAAATTAAAATTTATTGATGAAGTCTTGGGTAGATATACTTTAGACAAGGATATCAAACCATCTTATTCTTTGGTTTCTCTACCTAAAACTAACATTACTTCAGTCGATGAAGAAAAAATTGCTGCCACAAAATTGAACTATCCAGGAGTTCCAGGAGGTAAACAAGAAATAAGCGATGTCGAAACAATATCTGATAAAACAGGCATTTTACCTCGCTCTATCTTAGGCACTTTTAAAAGGCTAAAGCGAGATTTAGATCCTCAAGCAGAAAATGAGGTGATTAAAAATTTTCGTACTTCCAAAATAAAAACATTAATTTCTATTAAATTTATATTATTGCTGATTCTTATTCCTCTATTGACTCAGCAGGTAACAAAAACTTTTATTGTTAGTCCCATTGTTGACAATGTAAGGGAATCATCTAATTCAGGAATATTTTTAAATATTGACTTAGAAGAAGAAGCATTTACTGAATTAGAGCGATTTGAAAAAGAATTAAAATTTAAAAATTTAATCGGGTTAGTTCCAAAAATATCTTCGGAAGAAATAGAAGAACAAATAAAAAGAAAAGCACATAAACTTCAAGAAGAATTTCAAGAAAAAAGTGCTAATGCTGTTAAAAACGTCTTTGCTGATATTTTTTCCTTAGTGGCTTTTGCTGCTGTAATATTGACCAGCCGCAAAGATATTTTAGTTTTAAAATCTTTTATAGATGATATGATTTATGGCTTAAGCGACAGTGCGAAAGCTTTTATCATTATTTTATTTACTGATATCTTTGTAGGTTTCCACTCACCTCATGGTTGGGAAGTCATTCTAGAAACTATAGCCGAGCATTTAGGATTACCAGCGAATCGAGAGTTTAACTTTTTGTTTATTGCTACTTTTCCTGTAATTTTAGATACAGTCTTCAAATATTGGATTTTCCGTTATTTAAACCGGATTTCTCCTTCTGCTGTAGCTACTTATAGAAATATGAATGAATGA